One stretch of Methylopila sp. 73B DNA includes these proteins:
- a CDS encoding MarR family transcriptional regulator yields MANVPLDLDAFVCFAIYSANGAFNRAYKPALDALGLTYPQYVTMVALWTKDDVTVGELGDRLFLESNTLTPLLKRLEGAGFVTRRRDPADERQVRIQLTESGRALKERAKEVPQTIAGAFAATNPEDVARLRAEIARLRDALNER; encoded by the coding sequence ATGGCCAACGTCCCGCTCGATCTCGACGCTTTCGTCTGTTTCGCGATCTACTCCGCGAACGGCGCGTTCAACCGCGCCTACAAGCCGGCGCTCGACGCTCTGGGGCTCACTTATCCGCAGTACGTGACGATGGTCGCGCTTTGGACGAAGGACGACGTCACCGTCGGCGAGCTCGGCGATCGGCTGTTCCTGGAATCGAACACGCTGACGCCGCTGTTGAAACGTCTGGAGGGCGCGGGCTTCGTCACGCGCCGGCGCGATCCAGCGGACGAGCGGCAGGTGCGCATTCAGCTGACGGAGTCGGGGCGCGCGCTGAAGGAGCGCGCCAAAGAGGTCCCGCAGACGATCGCAGGCGCGTTCGCGGCGACGAACCCCGAGGACGTCGCGCGGCTCCGCGCGGAGATCGCGCGCCTCAGGGACGCGTTGAACGAGCGCTGA